One genomic region from bacterium encodes:
- a CDS encoding tetratricopeptide repeat protein — MAGAENNHTLRLNGMTSEPKTDNPDPSPAWDRWLWALLAAALAVYLRGINYGLVNWDDALARRELFADGLSLAQVVRFFFPAGGTTWQPVRELATALLGVLPRAWGWAPYHVFSVGLFLGSVTLLYAFLRRLFARERFGLSAGTAALAALTGSLVFALHPSHTEVVAWTLGQKDVLVGFFFIACLYFYTRSEWPAGWERLLCLVCYGLALGSKPSAVSLPLVLAAYDRFFRPESLSGRRRGGTLVFYALLLLPAVAAGLYFIGTTARTGAVLTEGGLSGRLARAAGALAFSALKLVLPLNLVHRYPAFDFRGAADFRLWASLGVSAALLGVTAQAARQRRPWGFFLAWFALALLPNMNLVPIRIERADRYYYLSSYAFSALAGWAFARLYQNAGRWRAALAGAGTSAALVLAGLCFVQVGYWKDGPALWGRVAALYPQMPLGHVMLGNSYLQQGQDEQALRAFAPLLRQNPPNLAALGGSAVALAHQGRLREARAFLELGVKLAPQDPGLNVPLARLLIREGDYRRADSLLERILSHDPEATEARLARARLCALSGRAGEALDIYRALDPGRLDVDGLEFLGARSFGDGDYTRAEGYFRRVVQLQPALARGWNNLAVAAENRGDLSLADTLYARAAALDSLYADALFNRGNVLLKLGRTDSARVLYARADSLSGCADPAVVMALGRACLAAGDSAAAAACAARLEKLATERAK, encoded by the coding sequence GTGGCTGGAGCAGAAAACAACCACACCCTGAGGCTGAATGGCATGACGAGCGAACCGAAAACAGACAATCCTGACCCGTCCCCAGCCTGGGACCGCTGGCTGTGGGCCTTGCTGGCCGCGGCTCTGGCGGTCTACCTGCGCGGGATTAACTACGGACTGGTGAACTGGGACGACGCCCTGGCGCGGCGCGAGCTTTTCGCCGACGGGCTGAGCTTGGCACAGGTCGTCCGGTTCTTTTTCCCTGCCGGCGGGACCACTTGGCAACCGGTGCGCGAGCTGGCCACGGCCCTGCTGGGAGTGCTGCCGAGGGCCTGGGGCTGGGCGCCGTATCACGTTTTCTCTGTCGGCCTGTTCCTGGGGAGCGTGACCCTGCTGTATGCCTTTCTGCGGCGGCTGTTCGCGCGGGAGAGGTTCGGCCTGAGCGCCGGCACCGCCGCCCTGGCGGCCCTGACCGGGAGCCTGGTGTTCGCCCTGCACCCCTCTCACACCGAGGTAGTGGCTTGGACCTTGGGCCAGAAAGATGTCCTGGTCGGATTTTTCTTCATCGCCTGCCTCTATTTCTACACTCGCTCCGAGTGGCCCGCAGGGTGGGAGAGGCTGCTCTGCCTGGTCTGCTACGGCCTGGCCCTGGGCTCGAAACCCTCGGCGGTCAGCCTGCCGCTCGTCCTGGCCGCCTACGACCGGTTCTTCCGGCCGGAGAGCCTCTCGGGACGCCGCCGGGGTGGGACACTGGTTTTCTACGCGCTCCTTCTGCTGCCGGCAGTGGCGGCGGGGCTGTATTTCATCGGCACCACGGCGCGCACCGGAGCGGTGCTGACCGAGGGCGGCCTGTCCGGGCGACTGGCGCGGGCGGCCGGGGCGCTTGCCTTTTCGGCGCTCAAGCTGGTCCTGCCCCTGAATCTGGTCCACCGCTACCCGGCGTTCGATTTCCGGGGCGCGGCCGATTTCCGTCTCTGGGCCAGTCTGGGCGTTTCCGCAGCCCTGCTCGGTGTGACAGCGCAGGCCGCGCGGCAGCGGCGGCCCTGGGGCTTTTTCCTGGCCTGGTTCGCCCTGGCCCTGCTGCCCAATATGAACCTGGTGCCCATCCGCATCGAGCGCGCCGACCGCTATTACTACCTTTCTTCATACGCGTTCTCGGCCCTGGCGGGCTGGGCTTTCGCCCGGCTGTACCAGAACGCCGGCCGCTGGAGAGCGGCCCTGGCCGGGGCGGGGACCAGCGCGGCGCTGGTCCTGGCCGGACTGTGTTTCGTGCAGGTGGGGTACTGGAAGGACGGCCCCGCGCTGTGGGGACGGGTGGCGGCCCTGTACCCGCAGATGCCCCTGGGGCATGTCATGCTCGGGAACTCGTACCTGCAGCAGGGGCAGGATGAGCAGGCCCTGCGCGCTTTCGCCCCGCTTCTGCGGCAGAACCCGCCCAACCTGGCCGCACTCGGCGGCTCGGCGGTGGCCTTGGCGCATCAGGGACGGTTGCGCGAGGCGCGCGCTTTTCTTGAGCTGGGAGTGAAACTGGCCCCGCAGGACCCCGGACTGAACGTCCCCCTGGCCCGCCTTCTGATCCGCGAGGGCGACTACAGACGGGCGGACAGCCTTCTTGAGCGGATCCTGAGCCACGATCCGGAAGCGACTGAAGCCCGTCTGGCACGCGCCCGCCTGTGCGCGCTCAGCGGACGGGCAGGGGAGGCCTTGGATATCTATCGTGCGCTGGACCCGGGCCGCCTGGATGTGGACGGCCTGGAATTCCTGGGGGCGCGCAGTTTCGGGGACGGAGACTATACGCGGGCGGAGGGGTATTTCCGGCGGGTGGTGCAGCTCCAGCCGGCTCTGGCCCGCGGCTGGAACAACCTTGCCGTGGCAGCCGAGAACCGGGGCGATCTGTCACTGGCCGACACGCTTTACGCCAGGGCCGCGGCCCTGGACAGCCTGTACGCGGATGCCCTGTTCAACCGGGGAAACGTGCTGCTCAAGCTGGGCCGGACCGATTCGGCGCGCGTGCTCTACGCGCGGGCCGACAGCCTGAGCGGCTGCGCCGACCCGGCGGTGGTCATGGCCTTGGGACGCGCCTGCCTCGCCGCGGGTGACAGCGCGGCGGCTGCCGCCTGCGCGGCGCGCCTGGAAAAGCTCGCGACTGAGAGAGCCAAGTGA
- a CDS encoding tetratricopeptide repeat protein produces the protein MERFPGGAAGLLLLGLTVAAVLAVYAQSLGFGMVNYDDALVNRPEWRHLRELSWDGVKRIFSLHEGGAYQPLRDLAFALVWRLQGAGPFGFHLFNLLFYGLNLAAVFVLLRRLLGLTPGFEAPRTRDLYAWAGTLLFAVHPVHVEAVAWVVANKELLCGLFCFLSFHAWLRSREAGHSRLWYALALLFFLLGLLSKPTAAALPLALAVFELLNPGAAEGERHCGLLRRMARLAPFAAPVALAGLYYVFRSTAFTGSFLQDSLRVHILSLASVLAKYVRIVFLPVNLCNSYPPPFFSGRYDWRLAAYLALDTALFWGLWLSVRRGERMVSFGLAFFLLTLLPVSGLLPISIFMADRYLYLPSFGAVLAGLVLLRRLEQSSPARRRILVAAGALVLAALTVLSTARCRAWRDGVSLWGSAARTYPNFQFNFYGLGATYMQLGRDDEALDAFRVVNSFKEHLRATLYSGQIYERRGDSLAARQAFRRSVELYGETMGKPELLAEAWRGLGRLDSLAALAGRASDDRDVRGIAIREADRLFASGDWSAAAILYGALPVRYLDAERLERLAAGCYASGRYTRALDLFRALRDSSAHPTAAACNNVGVALEALDSLQAAQSEYSRALELDPRYPDALFNLGNVARKQGRPAQALQCYDRALALEGSRLDVELARGLALLDLGRGVEAASVFEWVLKARPGASEALLGLADALWQSGRRDKASEIYRRCDAAMQNPPSRVLERRGRGADVSPKN, from the coding sequence ATGGAACGTTTCCCGGGCGGGGCCGCGGGACTTCTGCTCCTGGGACTGACCGTGGCTGCGGTCCTGGCGGTCTACGCGCAAAGCCTGGGTTTCGGCATGGTGAACTACGATGACGCCCTGGTGAACCGCCCGGAATGGCGTCACTTGCGCGAGCTCTCCTGGGACGGGGTAAAGCGCATTTTCAGCCTTCACGAGGGCGGCGCCTACCAGCCCTTGCGCGACCTGGCCTTCGCGCTGGTCTGGCGTCTGCAGGGCGCCGGACCGTTCGGCTTCCACCTGTTCAACCTGCTGTTCTACGGGCTGAATCTGGCCGCGGTGTTCGTGCTGCTGCGCCGCCTGCTGGGCCTGACTCCCGGATTCGAGGCTCCCCGCACCCGCGACCTGTACGCCTGGGCCGGCACGCTGCTTTTCGCCGTACACCCGGTGCACGTGGAGGCGGTGGCCTGGGTCGTTGCGAACAAGGAACTGCTCTGCGGACTGTTCTGCTTTCTGAGTTTCCACGCCTGGCTGCGCAGCCGCGAGGCAGGGCACAGCCGGCTCTGGTACGCCCTGGCCCTGCTTTTCTTTTTGCTGGGCCTTCTGTCCAAGCCCACGGCGGCGGCGCTGCCGCTGGCCCTGGCTGTGTTCGAGCTCCTGAACCCCGGCGCCGCAGAGGGTGAGCGCCACTGCGGCCTGCTGCGTCGCATGGCCCGGCTGGCCCCGTTCGCCGCGCCGGTGGCCCTGGCCGGCCTCTACTACGTGTTCCGCAGCACCGCGTTCACCGGCAGCTTTCTGCAGGACAGCCTGCGGGTGCACATCCTAAGCCTGGCCTCGGTGCTGGCCAAGTACGTCAGGATCGTCTTTCTGCCGGTCAACCTATGCAACAGCTACCCGCCGCCGTTTTTCTCCGGTCGGTACGACTGGCGCCTGGCGGCCTACCTGGCTCTGGATACCGCCCTGTTCTGGGGCCTGTGGTTGTCCGTGAGGCGCGGCGAGCGCATGGTCTCTTTCGGGCTGGCGTTTTTCCTTCTCACCCTGCTGCCTGTTTCGGGCCTTCTGCCGATCAGCATCTTCATGGCCGACCGCTACCTCTACCTGCCCTCTTTCGGGGCGGTGCTGGCCGGGCTGGTGCTGCTGCGCCGTTTGGAGCAGAGTTCTCCGGCCCGGCGCCGCATTCTGGTTGCCGCCGGAGCCCTTGTGTTGGCCGCCCTGACCGTGCTTTCCACGGCGCGCTGCCGCGCCTGGCGGGATGGGGTCAGCCTGTGGGGCTCGGCGGCGCGCACCTACCCGAATTTCCAGTTCAATTTCTATGGCCTGGGCGCAACATATATGCAGCTGGGCCGTGACGATGAAGCGCTGGATGCGTTCCGCGTGGTGAACAGTTTCAAGGAACATCTGCGCGCCACCCTGTACAGCGGCCAGATCTACGAGCGACGGGGCGACAGCCTGGCCGCACGTCAGGCTTTCCGGCGCAGCGTGGAGCTGTACGGGGAAACGATGGGCAAGCCGGAGCTTCTGGCCGAGGCCTGGCGCGGCCTGGGACGCCTGGACAGCCTGGCGGCCCTGGCCGGGAGGGCGAGCGACGACCGGGATGTCCGCGGGATAGCCATCCGCGAGGCGGACCGTCTGTTCGCCAGCGGTGACTGGAGCGCCGCGGCCATTCTCTACGGGGCCTTGCCGGTGCGTTATCTCGATGCCGAACGGCTGGAGCGTCTGGCCGCGGGCTGCTATGCCTCCGGCCGGTACACCCGGGCGCTGGACCTTTTCCGGGCGCTGCGCGACAGCTCGGCCCACCCCACGGCCGCGGCCTGCAACAACGTGGGCGTGGCGCTGGAAGCCCTCGACAGCCTTCAGGCTGCCCAGAGCGAGTACAGCCGCGCCCTGGAACTCGATCCGCGCTACCCGGACGCCCTGTTCAACCTGGGCAACGTGGCCCGCAAGCAGGGCCGTCCGGCTCAGGCCCTCCAGTGTTATGACCGGGCCCTGGCGCTGGAGGGGAGCCGCCTGGATGTCGAGCTGGCCCGCGGACTGGCGCTGCTCGACCTGGGGCGCGGCGTCGAGGCTGCAAGCGTGTTCGAATGGGTGCTCAAGGCGCGGCCCGGCGCCTCCGAGGCCCTTCTCGGCCTGGCGGATGCTCTCTGGCAGTCGGGACGCCGTGACAAGGCAAGTGAAATCTACCGCCGCTGTGACGCTGCAATGCAGAATCCTCCCTCACGGGTCCTGGAACGCCGGGGCCGCGGGGCGGATGTTTCCCCGAAAAATTAA